One segment of Halococcus salsus DNA contains the following:
- a CDS encoding DUF2079 domain-containing protein: protein MSTADRVRTAVDRRVPERGDPAWYVLGFALLLFVGFSVYMSLLYRSYWLTGADFGTYVHMFAQTVGGNGFLEQGKYTARGPESSYWGGHFTATLLGFLPLYALVESPYTLIVSKAFVLAASVPMCWKLARDQLDSTWIAGLVTASYALNPFFWNAWLFDFQEQILLPILLFAGYYAYTKRRYVTFVVFLTLVLFTNEFTAILVGGFLVALAVIAYRGNRLRQEAPMLGVSAVILVVSRIIAGWAIGVYTDSSGLPTDVVSPAFQAYITGSRVTIGNLVGILFANPSLFVDAVAIDLFDKVVFLVLLLLPVLFLAVADEVTVLSLVPFLGFAWVFAGRDVYYTFGAHYPFYLLPFVYIGAIRVLSRVDLSRRPEFDTDAWWNTTRGMLSGLFAVILVVNLAVGVAMGAEKDAVPRGGDDVETINEAIEVVPENASLITQNDIFPHVATRDNVTFTANRTLYYRYQRENPPPQPEYILMDTDLETQGIEWSQPLRTIFEGQLGDEYGLYAYDDDVWVFKQGYTGTTRGIGGDYGFDPKTYELSDIIRNEAIIIDGQLVGTGGQDGTYYWYGPGAMLPPGDYTATFQVNATSTGDQPVATLEAATGATPRPIATENVTSTDGLTNVTVDFSLDSVEPNVELRAKRAGGTGRLAFENVTVSARNDTPNASATRG from the coding sequence ATGAGCACCGCCGACCGCGTCAGGACCGCCGTCGACCGCCGGGTTCCCGAGCGGGGGGACCCGGCGTGGTACGTCCTCGGGTTCGCCCTCCTGCTCTTCGTCGGGTTCTCGGTCTACATGTCGCTGCTCTACCGGAGCTACTGGCTCACAGGCGCTGACTTCGGGACCTACGTCCACATGTTCGCACAGACGGTCGGGGGGAACGGGTTCCTCGAACAGGGCAAGTACACCGCCCGCGGGCCCGAGAGTTCCTACTGGGGCGGCCACTTCACCGCCACCCTGCTCGGGTTCCTCCCGCTGTACGCCCTCGTGGAGTCCCCGTACACCCTCATCGTCTCGAAGGCGTTCGTGCTCGCGGCCAGCGTTCCGATGTGCTGGAAGCTCGCGCGCGACCAGCTCGATAGCACGTGGATCGCGGGGCTGGTGACCGCCTCCTACGCCCTCAACCCCTTCTTCTGGAACGCGTGGCTCTTCGACTTCCAGGAACAGATCCTCCTGCCGATCCTCCTGTTCGCCGGCTACTACGCCTACACCAAGCGCCGGTACGTCACGTTCGTGGTCTTCCTCACGCTGGTGTTGTTCACCAACGAGTTCACCGCGATCCTCGTCGGCGGTTTCCTGGTGGCGCTCGCGGTCATCGCCTACCGCGGGAACCGCCTCCGACAGGAGGCACCCATGCTCGGTGTCAGCGCCGTCATCCTCGTCGTCTCCCGGATCATCGCGGGCTGGGCGATAGGGGTCTACACTGACTCCTCGGGTCTGCCGACCGACGTCGTCTCGCCGGCGTTCCAGGCCTATATCACGGGCTCGCGGGTCACGATCGGCAACCTCGTCGGCATCCTGTTCGCCAATCCCTCCCTCTTCGTCGACGCCGTCGCGATCGACCTCTTCGACAAGGTGGTCTTCCTGGTCCTCCTGCTCCTGCCGGTGTTGTTCCTCGCCGTGGCCGACGAGGTCACGGTGCTCTCGTTGGTTCCCTTCCTCGGGTTCGCGTGGGTCTTCGCCGGGCGCGACGTCTACTACACCTTCGGCGCACACTATCCCTTCTACCTCCTGCCGTTCGTCTACATCGGGGCCATCAGAGTGCTCTCGCGGGTCGACCTCTCGCGACGGCCCGAGTTCGACACCGACGCGTGGTGGAACACGACCCGTGGGATGCTCTCCGGGCTGTTCGCGGTGATCCTCGTCGTGAACCTCGCCGTCGGGGTGGCGATGGGGGCCGAGAAGGACGCCGTCCCGCGCGGCGGCGACGACGTCGAGACGATCAACGAGGCGATCGAGGTGGTCCCGGAGAACGCCTCGCTGATCACCCAGAACGACATCTTCCCGCACGTCGCCACCCGCGACAACGTCACCTTCACCGCGAACCGCACGCTCTACTATCGGTACCAACGCGAGAACCCCCCGCCGCAGCCAGAGTACATCCTGATGGACACCGACCTCGAAACCCAGGGCATCGAGTGGTCACAGCCGTTGCGAACGATCTTCGAGGGCCAGCTGGGTGACGAGTACGGTCTCTACGCCTACGACGACGACGTCTGGGTGTTCAAGCAGGGCTACACCGGCACGACCCGCGGTATCGGCGGCGACTACGGGTTCGACCCCAAAACCTACGAGCTCTCGGACATCATCCGAAACGAGGCGATCATCATCGACGGCCAGCTCGTCGGCACCGGCGGCCAGGACGGGACCTACTACTGGTACGGTCCGGGGGCGATGCTCCCGCCCGGCGACTACACCGCGACCTTCCAGGTCAACGCCACGAGCACCGGCGACCAGCCCGTCGCCACCCTCGAAGCCGCGACCGGAGCGACCCCCCGGCCGATCGCGACCGAGAACGTGACGAGCACCGACGGCCTCACGAACGTCACCGTCGACTTCTCGCTCGACAGCGTCGAACCGAACGTGGAACTCCGGGCGAAGCGGGCCGGTGGCACGGGCCGGCTCGCCTTCGAGAACGTCACCGTCTCCGCCCGGAACGACACCCCGAACGCGTCCGCGACGCGCGGGTAG
- a CDS encoding HPP family protein yields the protein MFDDARAYLRAALSRSRRFERREVHDFRRWIESSRNLIHLSVLLFVPLLVGLVTLISNVADLSFLLFPPLAAGAYLLFAHPEERYAAPWRFVSGLTTGAACGWIAVATLSEFYYSAAAAQHIHASGAALAMFLTGAATWAFDIEEPAAFSTALLAVVERASGFTYVVSIAVSSMIVAGVFLVWHRHVYSHRARYLYQSTKGDDHVLVPMRGDHADATAMFGGRLAAAHDAGKVVLFDLVDPDETGASAAEPDADGRTVATDGGTNPDAPASTKPHAGRLERCADAVETTVGVPCEVVVAQRGSEPSAKTTLRTARESNCDLVVTPYEEGDGGLSSFVTSLFRTDMDVVVHRSIDGRTEWGRILVSVRRASDVARSMLDFACRLASSSGRIGVCHCISTAAERRDAESMLADLVETFSTRIETRVAHGPAEDFLAAASSHTDLVMLGASTDRSTVSRLLAPATFERLHDIECDVAIVDRRYRPLDHN from the coding sequence ATGTTCGATGACGCGCGGGCGTACCTCCGCGCCGCGCTTTCGCGGTCCCGGCGGTTCGAGCGCCGGGAGGTCCACGATTTCCGCCGGTGGATCGAGAGCTCCAGAAACCTGATCCACCTCTCCGTCCTGTTGTTCGTGCCGCTCTTAGTTGGCCTCGTGACGCTGATCTCGAACGTCGCCGACCTCTCCTTCCTCCTCTTTCCGCCGCTGGCCGCCGGCGCGTATCTCCTGTTCGCCCACCCCGAGGAGCGCTACGCCGCCCCCTGGCGGTTCGTCTCGGGGTTGACCACCGGGGCGGCGTGTGGGTGGATCGCGGTCGCGACCCTCTCGGAGTTCTACTACAGCGCCGCGGCGGCCCAGCACATCCACGCCAGCGGTGCGGCGCTCGCGATGTTCCTGACCGGGGCGGCGACGTGGGCGTTCGACATCGAGGAGCCGGCGGCGTTCTCGACCGCGCTCCTCGCGGTCGTCGAACGGGCCTCGGGGTTCACCTACGTCGTCTCCATTGCGGTGTCGAGCATGATCGTCGCGGGCGTGTTCCTCGTCTGGCACCGCCACGTCTACTCCCACCGGGCCCGCTACCTCTACCAGTCGACGAAGGGCGACGACCACGTCCTCGTGCCGATGCGTGGCGACCACGCCGACGCCACCGCGATGTTCGGCGGTCGCCTCGCCGCCGCCCACGACGCCGGCAAGGTGGTGCTGTTCGACCTCGTCGACCCCGACGAGACCGGGGCGAGTGCCGCGGAACCGGACGCCGACGGACGAACCGTCGCCACCGACGGTGGGACGAACCCCGACGCACCGGCGTCGACGAAACCCCACGCCGGCCGGCTCGAACGGTGTGCGGACGCCGTCGAGACCACCGTCGGGGTGCCGTGCGAGGTCGTCGTCGCCCAGCGCGGCTCCGAACCATCCGCCAAGACCACGCTCAGGACCGCACGCGAGTCGAACTGCGACCTGGTCGTCACCCCCTACGAGGAGGGTGACGGGGGGCTGTCGTCGTTCGTGACCTCGCTGTTTCGAACCGATATGGACGTGGTGGTCCACCGGTCGATCGACGGACGGACCGAGTGGGGGCGGATCCTGGTGTCGGTCCGGCGGGCCAGCGACGTCGCCCGAAGTATGCTCGATTTCGCGTGCCGGCTCGCGAGCTCGTCGGGACGGATCGGGGTCTGTCACTGTATCTCGACGGCCGCCGAGCGCCGCGACGCCGAGAGCATGCTCGCCGACCTCGTCGAGACCTTCTCGACCCGCATCGAGACCCGGGTGGCACACGGCCCTGCCGAGGACTTCCTCGCGGCCGCCTCGTCCCACACCGACCTCGTGATGCTCGGGGCCAGCACCGACCGGAGCACCGTCTCGCGGTTGCTCGCGCCGGCGACGTTCGAACGGCTCCACGACATCGAGTGTGACGTGGCGATCGTCGACCGTCGGTACCGACCGCTCGACCACAACTGA
- a CDS encoding DUF2079 domain-containing protein: protein MSRLSESIGRETGERSFTDRVTDALPARNDPTWLVVLLALALFVGFSIYTSLQHFRFATTGADLGAYTHMFSSTLNGEGWLDNGKYRVELLSSSYWGAHFSLTLLAFIPLFALVPSVYTLLVVKCFVLAASVVVLWVLARDRLGARLGGVVTLSYAFNPFLWSAWSFDFQEQILIPPLLFAAYYCYRKDRTVAFLVLFLLVLFTNEFVIFPAIGFTAGLAVAALLAGRAREKAPAIVGAVVALGVARFVSSTVIEHFSRASGLPVYVIAEPLQAYVQGATRVSILDLLGVVLTNPTVLIDSATFAVEDKLLFFAAFMLPVLFLALFDELSLFALGPYLGFAWIFTGASKAVYFEFGAHYPLYLLPFVYIGVIHLLARLSTRFGGVSIPSRAAFSGVATGVLVLCLVAGIASGGGHFSAPPPADEDHDAVLQTAIDSIPADATLLAQNDIYPHVATRPNATFIVSQPTFEAYEQRYGPVSPEYVLVDTNLNPDASWGRTVQRSFGERLGDEYGLLRYQDGVQVYQRGYEGRTYGVTQRDPSPRVYDASEFASESATEAGTEENATLVSEEGSSGDYIWFGPYDTLAPGEYTATFRVNVSGDGDDPVLLTQVAGGEDHAEIANTTVAPGDGWQNVSVPFRLTESTSELEYRGVRRGEGRVVLDRVEISYPETANTTEGGA, encoded by the coding sequence GTGAGTAGGCTCTCGGAATCGATCGGCCGCGAGACGGGCGAACGGTCGTTCACCGACCGCGTGACCGACGCGCTGCCGGCCCGCAACGACCCGACGTGGCTGGTCGTCCTGCTCGCGCTAGCGCTGTTCGTCGGCTTCTCGATCTACACCTCGCTCCAGCACTTCCGCTTCGCCACCACGGGGGCCGACCTCGGGGCCTACACCCACATGTTCAGTTCGACGCTCAACGGCGAGGGCTGGCTCGACAACGGCAAGTACCGCGTCGAACTCCTCTCGTCGTCGTACTGGGGCGCGCACTTCTCGCTGACGCTGCTCGCCTTCATCCCGCTGTTCGCGCTGGTGCCCTCGGTCTACACCCTCCTGGTCGTGAAGTGCTTCGTGCTCGCCGCGAGCGTCGTGGTGCTCTGGGTGCTGGCCCGCGACCGGCTCGGTGCCCGTCTCGGCGGGGTCGTGACGCTCTCGTACGCGTTCAACCCGTTCCTCTGGTCGGCGTGGTCGTTCGACTTCCAGGAGCAGATCCTGATCCCACCCCTCCTCTTCGCGGCCTACTACTGCTATCGGAAGGACCGAACCGTCGCCTTCCTCGTCCTCTTCCTGCTGGTACTGTTCACCAACGAGTTCGTGATCTTCCCCGCGATCGGCTTCACCGCAGGGCTCGCGGTCGCGGCGCTCCTCGCGGGTCGGGCACGCGAGAAGGCCCCGGCCATCGTCGGCGCGGTGGTCGCCCTCGGGGTGGCGCGGTTCGTCTCCAGCACCGTGATCGAACACTTCAGTCGGGCGAGCGGGCTCCCGGTCTACGTGATCGCTGAACCCCTCCAGGCGTACGTCCAGGGCGCGACGCGGGTGTCGATCCTCGACCTCCTCGGCGTCGTGCTCACGAACCCCACCGTTCTGATCGATTCGGCGACGTTCGCGGTCGAGGACAAACTCCTCTTCTTCGCGGCGTTCATGCTCCCCGTCCTCTTCCTCGCGCTGTTCGACGAACTCTCGCTGTTCGCGCTCGGTCCGTACCTCGGCTTCGCCTGGATCTTCACCGGCGCGTCGAAGGCGGTCTACTTCGAGTTCGGTGCCCACTACCCGCTCTACCTCCTGCCGTTCGTCTACATCGGAGTCATCCACCTCCTCGCGCGGCTCTCGACCCGGTTCGGGGGGGTCTCGATACCGTCGCGGGCGGCGTTCTCGGGGGTCGCCACCGGCGTGTTGGTGCTCTGTCTCGTCGCGGGCATCGCCTCCGGCGGCGGTCACTTCAGCGCCCCGCCGCCGGCCGACGAGGACCACGATGCCGTCCTCCAGACCGCCATCGACTCGATACCGGCGGACGCGACGCTGCTCGCCCAAAACGACATCTACCCTCACGTGGCCACCCGTCCCAACGCGACCTTCATCGTGAGCCAGCCGACGTTCGAGGCCTACGAACAGCGATACGGGCCGGTCTCGCCGGAGTACGTCCTGGTCGATACGAACCTCAACCCGGACGCGTCCTGGGGGCGAACCGTCCAGCGGAGCTTCGGCGAGCGACTCGGCGACGAGTACGGACTGCTTCGCTACCAGGACGGCGTCCAAGTCTACCAGCGTGGCTACGAGGGGCGGACCTACGGGGTGACACAGCGTGACCCGAGCCCGCGGGTCTACGACGCGAGCGAGTTCGCGAGCGAATCCGCGACCGAGGCCGGGACCGAGGAGAACGCCACCCTCGTGAGCGAGGAGGGCTCCTCGGGCGATTACATCTGGTTCGGTCCCTACGACACCCTCGCGCCGGGCGAGTACACCGCGACCTTCCGGGTCAACGTCTCCGGCGACGGCGACGACCCCGTACTGCTGACGCAGGTCGCCGGCGGCGAGGACCACGCGGAGATCGCGAACACCACGGTCGCTCCCGGCGACGGCTGGCAGAACGTCTCGGTGCCGTTCCGCCTGACCGAAAGCACCTCGGAGCTCGAGTACCGCGGGGTCAGACGGGGCGAGGGTCGGGTCGTGTTGGACCGGGTGGAGATATCCTACCCGGAAACCGCAAACACCACGGAGGGTGGGGCGTGA